One genomic segment of Desulfomicrobium sp. ZS1 includes these proteins:
- a CDS encoding bifunctional oligoribonuclease/PAP phosphatase NrnA, translated as MAYFRKLDPKLAKLQELLNKNERWLILINADPDALASAMALKRILAGRVEQVAIAHVNEITRPDNLAMIRLLRIATKKLNPLLLAQYDRFALVDSQPHHHPDFANIHFSVVIDHHPKVAGTPVEADFVEIVSEYGSNATIMTEYLYNLGLRPGKLLATALLYGIKTDTQSFEREFHDNDMKAFRYLSKFYNKPLLHKIIRSEFRLEWLKYFTQAFRKMRVTGKTITIFMGKVDSSDILVVLADFFLRVHGLSTTVISGISEDKLVIVFRGDGLRRDMGKFAKRLFGDVGSAGGHKSMARAEIPMEKLGCQHASQFVWERLHGGVDVKKKKKEPETSPNGAS; from the coding sequence ATGGCCTATTTTCGAAAGCTGGATCCGAAGCTTGCCAAGCTTCAAGAATTGCTGAATAAAAATGAGCGCTGGCTGATCCTCATCAATGCCGATCCCGACGCCTTGGCCTCGGCCATGGCGTTGAAGCGCATCCTCGCAGGCCGTGTCGAACAGGTCGCCATCGCCCATGTCAACGAGATCACCAGGCCCGACAATCTGGCCATGATCCGCTTGCTGCGCATCGCCACCAAGAAACTCAATCCGCTTCTTTTGGCCCAGTACGACCGTTTCGCCCTGGTCGACTCCCAACCGCATCATCACCCGGATTTCGCGAACATCCACTTTTCCGTGGTCATCGACCACCACCCGAAAGTCGCGGGCACGCCCGTGGAAGCCGATTTTGTCGAGATCGTGTCCGAGTACGGTTCCAACGCGACCATCATGACCGAATATCTCTACAACCTGGGACTGCGTCCGGGGAAGCTGCTGGCCACGGCCCTCTTGTACGGGATCAAGACCGACACCCAGAGCTTTGAGCGCGAGTTTCACGACAACGACATGAAGGCTTTTCGCTACCTCTCGAAATTCTACAACAAACCCCTGCTGCACAAGATCATCCGCTCGGAGTTCCGCCTGGAGTGGCTTAAGTATTTCACCCAGGCCTTCCGCAAGATGCGGGTCACCGGCAAGACTATCACCATCTTTATGGGCAAGGTCGATTCTTCCGACATTTTGGTCGTTCTGGCTGATTTTTTCCTGCGCGTGCACGGGCTGTCCACGACTGTGATCAGCGGCATCAGCGAGGACAAGCTCGTTATCGTCTTTCGCGGTGACGGCTTGCGCCGCGACATGGGCAAATTCGCCAAGCGCCTGTTCGGCGACGTGGGTTCCGCCGGAGGACACAAGTCCATGGCCCGGGCTGAGATTCCCATGGAGAAGCTGGGCTGTCAGCACGCCAGCCAGTTTGTGTGGGAACGACTGCATGGTGGCGTGGATGTGAAGAAAAAGAAGAAAGAGCCTGAGACTTCTCCGAACGGGGCCTCATAA
- a CDS encoding bifunctional adenosylcobinamide kinase/adenosylcobinamide-phosphate guanylyltransferase codes for MIELVLGGNKSGKSDFGLELLCRGPRPWTLVATGKSRDLAFRRQIITHRQSRDADIAVREVDTDLAGALGALAPSGGSVLVDSLDFWMFSLAGSRDDGKRMREEFFAGLRDWRGGNLILVSTEMGLGPLAFDGEIRAFARDLGQLNREIASVSTSVYLVVAGLAQKLK; via the coding sequence ATGATTGAGCTGGTCCTTGGCGGCAACAAATCCGGCAAATCCGATTTCGGGCTTGAGCTCCTGTGCCGGGGGCCGCGCCCCTGGACGCTTGTGGCCACGGGAAAATCCCGGGACCTTGCCTTTCGGCGACAGATCATCACCCACCGTCAGAGCCGGGATGCGGATATCGCGGTGCGGGAAGTGGACACCGATCTGGCCGGCGCGCTTGGAGCCCTTGCTCCCTCAGGCGGCAGCGTTCTGGTCGACAGTCTTGATTTCTGGATGTTTTCGCTGGCGGGCAGCCGGGATGACGGCAAGCGGATGAGAGAGGAATTTTTCGCCGGCCTTCGGGATTGGAGGGGGGGAAATCTGATTTTGGTATCGACTGAAATGGGGCTGGGGCCTCTTGCATTCGACGGTGAAATACGGGCATTTGCCCGCGATCTGGGTCAACTCAACCGTGAAATTGCCAGTGTCAGTACAAGTGTGTATCTGGTCGTTGCCGGGTTGGCCCAAAAACTCAAGTGA
- the argC gene encoding N-acetyl-gamma-glutamyl-phosphate reductase: MVKRVGLVGVTGYTGMELTRILLGHPHLRLTQVTSRKEAGQALQKIYPFLQGTEFGELEITAPDTAFLAANCDLVFLAVPHCTAMEMAAELRGHGTKVVDLSADFRLRDREVYESWYGVSHTQSALLAEAVYGLPELYAERIAGASLVANPGCYPTSAILALYPALASGLISADDLVIDSKSGTTGAGRKAGVGTLFCEVSDTFRAYNLTKHRHTPEIEQELGLAAGREIRLSFNTHLLPINRGILTTAYAKLSPGVGLEHIRACYEAFYAGKRWVRLLPQGSLPETRWVRGTNFCDLGLVTDPRTDRLIVVSAIDNLCRGASGQAVANANLMLGLKEDIGLPFAPLMP, translated from the coding sequence ATGGTGAAGCGCGTCGGTCTGGTCGGGGTTACCGGCTACACGGGAATGGAGTTGACCCGCATCCTGCTTGGCCATCCGCATCTGCGACTGACCCAGGTCACGTCGCGCAAGGAGGCCGGACAGGCCCTGCAAAAAATTTATCCCTTCCTGCAAGGCACGGAGTTTGGCGAACTGGAGATCACGGCTCCGGACACCGCCTTTTTGGCCGCGAACTGCGATCTTGTTTTTCTGGCCGTGCCCCACTGCACGGCCATGGAGATGGCTGCGGAACTGCGCGGGCACGGGACAAAGGTCGTGGACTTGAGCGCCGATTTCCGCCTGCGCGACCGCGAGGTCTACGAGAGCTGGTACGGCGTGTCCCACACCCAGTCCGCCCTCCTGGCTGAGGCGGTCTACGGCCTGCCCGAGCTGTATGCCGAGCGCATCGCCGGGGCCTCCCTGGTGGCCAACCCCGGCTGCTATCCGACATCCGCCATTCTGGCCCTGTACCCGGCCCTGGCTTCCGGGCTCATCTCCGCCGACGATCTGGTCATCGATTCCAAGTCCGGAACCACCGGGGCCGGGCGCAAAGCGGGCGTCGGCACTCTTTTCTGCGAAGTTTCGGACACATTCCGGGCCTACAACCTGACCAAACACCGCCACACCCCTGAAATCGAACAGGAGCTGGGCCTGGCTGCCGGCCGGGAAATACGCCTCTCCTTCAACACGCACCTCTTGCCCATCAATCGCGGCATTCTGACCACCGCCTACGCCAAACTTTCCCCCGGCGTCGGCCTGGAGCACATCCGGGCCTGTTACGAGGCGTTTTATGCAGGCAAGCGGTGGGTACGTCTCTTGCCCCAGGGGTCCCTGCCTGAAACCAGGTGGGTGCGCGGCACCAATTTCTGCGACCTCGGTCTGGTCACGGACCCGCGCACGGATAGACTCATCGTGGTCTCGGCCATAGACAACCTTTGCCGCGGCGCTTCGGGCCAGGCCGTTGCCAATGCCAACCTCATGCTGGGCCTGAAAGAGGATATCGGCCTGCCCTTTGCCCCACTCATGCCTTAG
- a CDS encoding DUF1844 domain-containing protein, translating to MNEEKKLAEEYEDLSCSCPEMPQLDFGTFVLSMSSSALVHLGEVPEPESGQIMENVLAAKQTIDILCMLESKTKGNLTDQEARLLRDMLFELRMKYVQKAK from the coding sequence ATGAACGAAGAAAAAAAATTGGCCGAAGAATACGAAGATTTGTCCTGTTCCTGTCCGGAAATGCCGCAGCTGGATTTCGGGACCTTTGTCTTGTCCATGAGTTCCTCCGCCCTGGTTCATTTGGGCGAGGTGCCTGAGCCCGAAAGCGGACAGATCATGGAGAATGTGCTGGCCGCCAAGCAGACCATCGATATTTTGTGCATGCTTGAGAGCAAGACCAAGGGTAATCTGACGGATCAGGAAGCCCGGCTGCTTCGGGATATGCTTTTTGAACTGCGCATGAAATACGTCCAGAAGGCGAAATAG
- a CDS encoding UvrD-helicase domain-containing protein — translation MNTFIADLHIHSKFSRATSKNLTPRNLVAWAGIKGIDVLATGDFTHPGWMDIIIQQLEAEENGLLRLRDDKALEQELPWYSGNMNVAHIRFLLCTEISSIYKKRDKVRKIHNLVFMPSIDAALKFNTRLAQVGNLASDGRPILGLDAHDLLEMVLETDPLAYLIPAHIWTPWFSLFGSKSGFDRIEDCFEDLSGEIFALETGLSSDPEMNWMLSALDRFTLVSNSDAHSGEKLGREVTVFSGEMSFAGIRAALQRKSETTRFEGTLEFYPEEGKYHLDGHRKCGVMLEPQETATHRGFCPVCGKPLTIGVLNRIFALSDRDLPVRPAHHPGFSSLVPLTEILSEILGVGPGTKKVLGMYNQLVQDFGSEFSILRDASEEDLRRSSTVLAEAVRRMRQGVVHRHAGYDGEYGRISMFTSQELLEFKHGRMLSMAARSAPPEVLGQRWRKTRGEVSPQAEEAVQTANEMQMAAILAGPGPVLVLAGPGTGKTQTLMGRVRHLLAQGADPARILILTFTRKAARELKDRLQRLCPGLPVLPKTDTLHALGLEYWTSVMGEAPILLSEESSRRLFAAANPDLQGKELKTAWSEQSLAREDGVRIPGEHTRRYLDDKVRFNLVDYTDLLEFWLEHLELGQCVPDYDHVLVDEVQDLSALQLGLVTALCAQGGRGFFAIGDPHQAIYGFRGAVRDVEGRLRALWPDLKRIRLVHNYRSAQQILSLAAHLFTEKQTLVAQKSVLASLVLFEAQSAEQEAGWIAGRVRELLGGTGHWQADTHEGKNISPGDIAVLVRFKALVPPIAKALESAGIPVSVPEQESFFVDARVDLLLRIAGNVLGLPDAVDEQIPSCPEGVVEKGPLAMAVHFSATPPFDALFWKSRAFVDLVKAFQACSGWRGLLNMVRLETELCAIRAKAQKVQIMTMHGAKGLEFEVVFLPGLEEGILPFAGMDMLLGKPGDDHGLDMDEERRLFYVGLTRAKSMLFLSHAASRRVFGKTLKLALSSLVRRLPQDMLRKSAIKRHVRLTERQLSLFDPHAL, via the coding sequence GTGAATACTTTCATCGCCGATCTGCACATTCATTCCAAATTTTCCCGGGCCACGAGCAAGAACCTTACACCCAGAAATCTGGTGGCCTGGGCCGGGATCAAGGGCATCGACGTCCTGGCCACAGGCGACTTCACCCATCCGGGCTGGATGGATATAATCATTCAGCAGCTTGAAGCCGAGGAAAACGGACTGCTGCGTCTGCGCGACGACAAGGCACTGGAACAGGAGCTGCCCTGGTACTCCGGGAACATGAACGTGGCGCATATCCGTTTTCTGCTCTGCACCGAGATCAGCTCCATTTACAAGAAGCGGGACAAGGTCCGCAAAATTCATAATCTGGTCTTCATGCCCAGCATCGACGCGGCCCTCAAATTCAACACCCGTCTGGCGCAGGTAGGGAATCTCGCCTCGGACGGCCGTCCCATTCTGGGACTCGACGCGCACGATCTTCTTGAAATGGTTCTTGAAACCGACCCGCTGGCCTATCTCATCCCCGCCCATATCTGGACGCCATGGTTTTCCCTGTTCGGGTCAAAGTCCGGCTTCGATCGTATTGAAGACTGTTTTGAGGACTTAAGCGGAGAAATTTTCGCCCTGGAAACCGGCCTCTCCTCCGATCCTGAGATGAACTGGATGCTCAGCGCCCTGGACCGTTTTACCCTGGTGTCCAATTCCGATGCCCATTCCGGGGAAAAGCTGGGCCGAGAAGTCACTGTTTTTTCCGGAGAAATGTCTTTTGCGGGCATTCGCGCCGCCTTGCAGCGTAAGAGTGAGACGACGCGTTTTGAAGGCACCCTCGAATTCTATCCCGAGGAAGGCAAATACCACCTCGACGGTCATCGCAAATGCGGTGTCATGCTCGAACCCCAGGAGACCGCAACGCACCGCGGGTTTTGCCCGGTCTGCGGCAAACCTCTGACCATTGGCGTGCTGAACCGCATCTTTGCTCTCTCGGACCGGGATCTGCCTGTACGCCCGGCCCATCATCCGGGGTTCTCGTCGTTGGTGCCCCTGACCGAAATCCTTTCGGAAATTCTGGGGGTGGGTCCCGGCACGAAGAAAGTGCTTGGCATGTACAACCAGCTTGTTCAGGATTTTGGATCTGAATTCAGTATTTTGCGAGATGCTTCCGAAGAGGACTTGCGGCGCTCCTCCACGGTTTTGGCCGAGGCCGTGCGCAGGATGCGCCAGGGCGTGGTGCACAGGCATGCGGGGTACGACGGCGAGTATGGGCGCATCTCCATGTTCACCTCCCAGGAGCTGCTCGAATTCAAGCATGGGCGCATGCTGTCCATGGCTGCCCGCTCCGCGCCGCCGGAAGTACTGGGACAGCGCTGGCGCAAGACCAGGGGGGAGGTCTCGCCCCAGGCGGAGGAAGCGGTCCAGACGGCCAATGAAATGCAAATGGCCGCGATTCTCGCCGGCCCCGGGCCGGTGCTGGTCCTGGCCGGTCCCGGCACGGGCAAGACCCAGACCCTCATGGGCCGGGTGCGCCACCTGCTTGCGCAGGGCGCAGACCCGGCGCGAATCCTGATCCTGACTTTCACCCGTAAGGCAGCGCGGGAATTGAAAGATCGCCTGCAGCGGCTTTGTCCCGGCCTGCCCGTGCTGCCCAAGACGGACACCCTGCACGCGCTGGGGCTTGAATACTGGACGTCCGTCATGGGCGAGGCCCCGATCCTTCTTTCCGAGGAGAGCAGCCGCAGACTTTTCGCGGCCGCCAATCCCGACCTGCAGGGCAAGGAACTCAAAACCGCCTGGAGCGAACAGTCCCTGGCCCGCGAGGACGGGGTGCGCATCCCTGGCGAACACACCAGACGCTATCTGGACGACAAGGTCCGCTTCAATCTGGTCGATTACACCGATCTGCTCGAATTCTGGCTCGAACACCTCGAACTTGGGCAATGCGTTCCAGACTACGATCACGTCCTGGTCGACGAGGTGCAGGACCTCTCCGCTCTTCAGCTCGGACTGGTCACGGCGCTTTGCGCCCAGGGAGGGCGGGGGTTTTTCGCCATCGGAGACCCGCACCAGGCCATTTACGGATTCCGTGGCGCGGTGCGTGACGTCGAGGGCAGACTTCGCGCTCTGTGGCCGGATCTCAAAAGGATCAGGCTGGTCCACAACTATCGCTCGGCGCAGCAGATCCTAAGCCTTGCGGCGCATCTTTTTACGGAAAAGCAGACCCTGGTGGCCCAGAAATCCGTCTTGGCATCCCTCGTGCTATTCGAAGCCCAGAGCGCCGAGCAGGAGGCGGGCTGGATCGCGGGGCGGGTGCGCGAACTCCTGGGAGGCACCGGCCACTGGCAGGCGGACACGCACGAGGGGAAAAACATCTCTCCCGGCGACATCGCCGTGCTGGTGCGTTTCAAGGCTCTTGTCCCGCCCATTGCCAAAGCGCTTGAGAGCGCCGGGATACCCGTGTCCGTGCCGGAGCAGGAGTCCTTTTTTGTCGATGCGCGGGTGGATCTTCTTTTGCGGATCGCCGGAAACGTGCTCGGACTGCCCGACGCCGTGGACGAGCAGATTCCGTCCTGTCCCGAGGGTGTGGTCGAGAAGGGACCGCTGGCCATGGCCGTTCATTTCTCCGCGACCCCGCCGTTTGACGCCCTGTTCTGGAAGAGCCGCGCCTTTGTGGATCTGGTCAAGGCCTTCCAGGCCTGCTCGGGCTGGCGCGGGCTTCTGAACATGGTCCGGCTTGAGACCGAGCTTTGCGCCATCAGGGCCAAGGCCCAGAAAGTGCAGATCATGACCATGCACGGGGCCAAGGGGCTTGAATTCGAGGTTGTGTTCCTGCCCGGCCTGGAAGAGGGCATCCTGCCTTTTGCGGGGATGGACATGCTCCTTGGCAAGCCCGGCGACGACCATGGGCTCGACATGGACGAGGAACGCCGCCTCTTCTACGTCGGCCTGACCCGGGCCAAATCCATGCTTTTCCTGAGCCACGCGGCCAGCCGCCGTGTTTTCGGCAAGACCTTGAAGCTCGCCCTGTCGTCCCTGGTGCGCCGTCTGCCGCAGGACATGCTGCGTAAAAGCGCCATCAAGCGCCATGTGCGCCTGACTGAACGGCAGCTGAGCCTTTTTGACCCGCATGCGCTTTAG
- the cbiR gene encoding cobamide remodeling phosphodiesterase CbiR, translating to MRFRLAAPSCVIPDRVGPNCRALSSMVGEIALMLLETRGCLDYDELDLPLNLPELGLTYHAHLPLDLPWQDGPAAVGDAIFALEQKIAFLKPRGYVLHPPEPGNLSALLRHRPALSSMLWLENTREGDLSGLWDEIRACGLGVCLDVGHMVSYGQNSLMSLPGFFERVRILHIYGGESRRGHAGLGQLPDPGLLRDILLRVGEDTTLVVEIFTLEELGRSLNLLQSWLLQWGMHHD from the coding sequence ATGCGCTTTAGACTGGCCGCGCCATCCTGCGTCATCCCGGACCGGGTCGGACCCAATTGCCGGGCGCTCTCTTCCATGGTCGGCGAGATCGCGCTGATGCTCCTTGAGACGCGTGGTTGCCTGGACTACGATGAGCTTGATCTGCCCTTGAATCTGCCCGAGCTGGGGCTGACCTACCATGCCCATCTTCCCCTGGATCTGCCCTGGCAGGACGGTCCGGCCGCCGTTGGCGACGCCATTTTCGCGCTTGAGCAAAAAATTGCCTTTCTCAAGCCACGCGGTTATGTGCTCCATCCTCCTGAACCCGGGAACCTCTCCGCGCTGCTGCGGCACAGGCCCGCCCTGTCTTCCATGCTCTGGCTCGAAAATACGCGCGAGGGCGATCTGAGTGGACTCTGGGATGAGATACGCGCATGTGGGCTTGGAGTCTGTCTGGATGTGGGACACATGGTCAGTTATGGCCAAAACAGCCTGATGAGCCTGCCCGGTTTTTTCGAACGCGTGCGCATTCTTCATATCTATGGCGGGGAATCAAGGCGCGGGCATGCCGGGCTGGGACAGCTGCCCGATCCGGGCCTGCTGCGTGACATCTTGCTGCGCGTAGGGGAGGATACGACGCTGGTGGTTGAAATATTTACTCTGGAAGAGCTCGGACGCTCCTTGAATCTGCTTCAGTCCTGGCTTCTTCAGTGGGGCATGCACCATGATTGA
- the polA gene encoding DNA polymerase I — MSLQTRLGLKTEPLFLIDGHAFIYRGFYAYPDFKRSDGFPTSAMYIVFKLVLRLLREENPSHLVFVTDGRAPTFRHELLPTYKANRPRMPEGLAAQLEPLKAGLRLLGIRVLEAEGGEADDCIASLAGRFKAERSVVIVGADKDLRQCLDENVVMWDPAQGKEKLVTREGFVEETGLQPDQWADFQAMTGDAADNIPGIPKVGPKTAMGFLRRFPSLDLLKKNFDRLTAKEQTLLSPHMEQVFVYRKLTTLRTDMCTEFGLDDLAVGGVDGGALDFFKEYEFRSLLSEFQALARKNGRAKASGAQEQAAVAAPVPEGEETSGPVRVEPRLAPRLEPMAGKDVGLYAEGEKWILGTDEEEILYMGAASDLCRALTGARVYVTSYKNVLEQGRLDLSGCAEIFDIELAAYLLSPEERNYSLERIRDGLGDEIDVHRENHGQAVLAVGRLLHARLAGSELLGLLQDLELPLTEVLVRMQKRGIRIDTARFHDFLGLVQAELDRLTRTIHEQAGEEFNIRSSQQLAEVLFSRLGLASKQKTPGGAQSTSSSVLEGLAAEHPIVADVLEFRMYEKLRSTYLEPMPQLADKNGRIHTTFNQLATATGRLSSSNPNLQNIPIRGALGPRMRSCFVASPGNRLVAADYSQIELRVLAHMSGDQTLTEAFAAGDDIHARTAGILFDTTEVSADERRKAKTINFGLLYGMGPQKLGRELGISLKEAKEFIAVYFSKLSRVREFYEEIEAGAKSLGYVTTLAGRRRMLPEINSRNTNMAQQARRMAINTVVQGSAADIIKKAMLEVDKSPVIGELGASLILQIHDELLLEAPAARAREVGEAVAGIMASVYSLSVPLVVDWGVGDDWSAAHQ; from the coding sequence ATGAGTTTGCAAACAAGGCTCGGACTGAAAACCGAGCCGCTTTTTTTGATCGACGGTCACGCCTTCATCTATCGCGGTTTCTACGCATACCCCGATTTCAAGCGCTCCGACGGGTTTCCGACCAGCGCCATGTATATCGTCTTCAAGCTGGTCCTCAGGCTCCTGCGCGAAGAGAATCCGTCCCATCTCGTTTTCGTCACCGACGGCCGCGCCCCCACCTTCAGACATGAACTTCTGCCCACATACAAGGCCAATCGGCCGCGCATGCCCGAAGGGCTGGCCGCGCAGCTCGAACCGTTGAAGGCGGGGCTTCGGCTGCTGGGCATCCGCGTGCTCGAAGCCGAGGGCGGGGAGGCCGACGACTGCATCGCCTCCCTGGCCGGCCGTTTCAAGGCGGAACGCAGCGTGGTCATTGTCGGCGCGGACAAGGATCTGCGGCAGTGTCTGGACGAGAACGTGGTCATGTGGGACCCGGCCCAAGGCAAGGAGAAGCTTGTCACCCGCGAGGGCTTTGTAGAGGAGACGGGACTGCAGCCGGATCAGTGGGCGGATTTCCAGGCCATGACCGGAGACGCGGCGGATAACATTCCCGGCATCCCGAAAGTCGGGCCCAAGACGGCCATGGGTTTCCTGCGCCGCTTTCCAAGCCTTGATTTGCTCAAAAAGAATTTCGACCGCCTCACGGCCAAGGAACAGACCCTGCTCTCCCCGCACATGGAGCAGGTCTTTGTGTACCGGAAACTGACCACGCTTCGCACGGACATGTGCACGGAGTTCGGTCTTGACGATCTGGCTGTGGGAGGGGTCGACGGCGGGGCGCTGGATTTTTTCAAGGAATATGAATTCCGCTCCCTCTTGTCCGAATTTCAAGCCCTTGCCCGTAAAAACGGGCGCGCCAAGGCGTCTGGCGCTCAGGAGCAGGCGGCGGTGGCCGCTCCGGTCCCGGAGGGGGAGGAAACATCCGGTCCGGTGCGGGTCGAACCCCGCCTGGCGCCACGCCTTGAGCCCATGGCCGGAAAGGACGTGGGCCTTTACGCCGAGGGCGAAAAGTGGATTCTGGGCACGGACGAGGAAGAGATTTTGTACATGGGCGCGGCCTCGGATTTGTGCCGCGCGCTGACGGGGGCGCGCGTCTACGTGACTTCGTACAAGAACGTGCTCGAGCAGGGCCGTCTTGATCTTTCGGGCTGCGCCGAAATTTTCGACATAGAGCTTGCCGCCTATCTCCTGAGCCCCGAAGAGCGCAATTACTCCCTGGAGCGGATCCGCGACGGGCTGGGCGACGAGATCGACGTGCACCGGGAAAATCACGGCCAGGCGGTGCTGGCGGTAGGCCGCCTGCTGCATGCGCGGCTCGCGGGCTCGGAGCTGCTCGGGTTGCTGCAGGATCTTGAGTTGCCCCTGACCGAGGTGCTGGTGCGCATGCAAAAACGCGGCATCCGCATTGATACGGCCAGGTTCCATGATTTTCTCGGCCTGGTCCAGGCCGAGCTGGATCGGTTGACGCGCACGATTCATGAGCAGGCCGGAGAAGAGTTCAACATCCGCTCCAGCCAGCAGCTGGCCGAAGTGCTCTTTTCCAGACTGGGCCTGGCCAGCAAGCAGAAGACTCCCGGCGGGGCGCAATCCACGTCCAGCAGCGTGCTTGAAGGATTGGCCGCGGAGCATCCCATCGTCGCCGATGTGCTGGAGTTCAGGATGTACGAGAAGCTGCGCTCCACGTATCTTGAGCCCATGCCGCAGCTGGCCGATAAGAACGGGCGCATCCACACCACCTTCAACCAGCTGGCCACGGCCACTGGCCGCCTTTCAAGCAGCAACCCGAACCTGCAGAACATCCCCATTCGCGGAGCGCTTGGTCCGCGAATGCGCTCCTGTTTCGTGGCCTCGCCCGGCAACCGGCTTGTGGCTGCGGACTATTCGCAGATCGAGCTTCGGGTTCTGGCGCACATGTCCGGAGACCAGACCCTCACGGAGGCCTTTGCCGCCGGTGACGACATCCACGCCCGCACGGCCGGGATTCTCTTCGACACGACCGAGGTCAGCGCCGACGAGCGGCGCAAGGCCAAGACCATCAACTTTGGCCTGCTCTACGGCATGGGCCCGCAGAAGCTGGGGCGGGAGCTGGGCATCAGCCTGAAGGAGGCCAAGGAGTTCATCGCGGTCTATTTCAGCAAATTGTCCCGCGTGCGGGAGTTTTACGAGGAAATCGAAGCCGGGGCCAAGTCCCTCGGCTATGTGACCACTCTGGCCGGGAGACGGCGCATGCTGCCCGAGATCAATTCCCGCAATACGAACATGGCCCAGCAGGCCCGGCGTATGGCCATCAATACCGTGGTCCAGGGTTCGGCGGCGGATATCATCAAAAAGGCCATGCTCGAAGTGGACAAGAGTCCGGTTATTGGCGAATTAGGCGCGAGCCTGATCCTGCAGATTCACGACGAACTGCTGCTCGAGGCCCCTGCGGCCCGGGCCCGGGAAGTGGGCGAGGCCGTGGCCGGGATCATGGCTTCCGTGTACAGCCTCAGCGTGCCCCTCGTGGTTGACTGGGGCGTTGGCGATGACTGGAGCGCGGCTCACCAATAA
- a CDS encoding alanine--glyoxylate aminotransferase family protein, with product MLNKLRLLTPGPTPLPEEVRLALAKDMIHHRKRDFVQIMERIQPGLKYLFGTAQQVLPLSCSGTGAMHAAVTNLFAPGEKVLVVEGGKFGERWREIAQARGLVVTSLVLENGQAVAAEEVRAALTADPALCGVLVQASETSTGVLHPVHELGQVTRDKDVLLVVDGISAVGISPCPMDAWDIDCLLTGSQKGLMLPPGLALLALSARAWDKVRSVGSSDFYFNLLAERDKSLGHQTLFTSPVNLLQGLAVSLDLFKEQTLEAVYAKQWALTSMARAGATSMGLELLAMTHFTWGLTAIKLPTGIDGGEVLKTAAERCGVVMAGGQGELKKSLVRLGHMGHVDWSDVLAGLYALREGLHAAGGYCAARTYLEDAASAYAEALRDGCPEYRA from the coding sequence ATGCTCAATAAATTACGATTGCTGACCCCCGGTCCCACTCCCCTACCGGAGGAGGTTCGCCTGGCCCTGGCCAAGGACATGATTCACCACCGCAAGCGCGATTTCGTGCAGATCATGGAGCGCATTCAGCCTGGCCTCAAGTACCTGTTCGGCACCGCGCAACAGGTTCTGCCCCTGTCCTGTTCGGGCACGGGAGCCATGCACGCGGCCGTGACCAATCTTTTCGCGCCCGGCGAGAAAGTGCTCGTGGTCGAGGGCGGCAAGTTCGGAGAGCGCTGGCGGGAGATCGCCCAGGCGCGTGGTCTTGTCGTCACCTCCCTGGTTCTTGAAAACGGCCAGGCCGTGGCGGCCGAGGAGGTGCGGGCGGCTCTGACGGCGGATCCTGCGCTTTGCGGCGTGCTGGTCCAGGCCTCGGAGACGTCCACCGGGGTGCTGCACCCCGTGCACGAGCTCGGCCAGGTGACCCGTGACAAGGACGTGCTCCTTGTTGTCGACGGCATCTCGGCTGTCGGAATTTCGCCATGCCCCATGGACGCCTGGGACATCGACTGCCTGCTGACAGGGTCCCAGAAGGGTCTCATGCTCCCGCCGGGTCTGGCCCTCCTGGCCTTGAGCGCCCGCGCCTGGGACAAAGTGCGCAGCGTAGGTTCTTCTGATTTCTATTTCAACCTGCTGGCCGAGCGGGACAAGAGCCTGGGTCACCAGACCCTTTTCACTTCCCCGGTCAATCTGCTGCAAGGGCTGGCCGTGAGCCTTGATCTGTTCAAGGAACAGACTCTGGAGGCCGTGTACGCCAAGCAATGGGCGCTGACTTCCATGGCCCGGGCCGGAGCGACAAGCATGGGGCTTGAGCTTTTGGCCATGACGCATTTCACTTGGGGACTGACCGCCATCAAGCTGCCGACAGGCATCGATGGCGGCGAAGTGCTCAAAACAGCGGCGGAGCGCTGCGGCGTGGTCATGGCCGGGGGGCAGGGCGAACTCAAGAAGAGCCTAGTCAGGCTCGGTCATATGGGCCATGTGGATTGGAGCGATGTCCTGGCGGGGCTTTACGCACTGCGTGAAGGGTTGCATGCGGCCGGTGGATATTGCGCCGCAAGGACGTATCTGGAAGACGCAGCCAGTGCCTATGCAGAAGCGCTGCGCGACGGTTGCCCTGAATATCGGGCGTAA